A single window of Salvia splendens isolate huo1 chromosome 8, SspV2, whole genome shotgun sequence DNA harbors:
- the LOC121743053 gene encoding serine/threonine-protein kinase D6PKL1-like: MEASADDLANDLASMSFNSTTTATDIHRSTSSSSDWTASSSAHFPPHKPLSLSDIRFLHRLGAGDIGSVYLAELKPPAKADAALFAAKVMDKKELASRNKVGRARTEKEILEMLDHPFLPTLYAALDSPKWSCLLTEFCPGGDLHVLRQRQPYKRFPDSAVRFYASEVVAALEYIHMVGIVYRDLKPENILVRSDGHIMLTDFDLSLMCDDSTSTPAQVISSHNQPNAPPLSEHAIDALPFRSTSCILPNCIVPSVSCLNPRRKRKKKLDRHAGPAFVAEPIDIRSMSFVGTHEYLAPEIVSGEGHGSAVDWWTLGIFIYELFYGVTPFRGMDHEITLANIMARALEFPKEPAIPSAAKDLMSQLLVKDPNQRMGSTMGASAIKKHPFFNGVNWALLRCASPPFVPPPFKRDVVTNQDNIVDYY, from the exons ATGGAGGCGAGCGCCGACGACCTAGCCAACGACCTCGCGAGCATGAGCTTCAACTCCACCACCACCGCGACCGACATCCACCGCTCCACCAGCTCGAGCTCCGACTGgaccgcctcctcctccgcccaCTTCCCTCCCCACAAACCCCTCTCCCTCTCCGACATCCGcttcctccaccgcctcggcgcCGGCGACATCGGCTCCGTCTACCTGGCCGAGCTGAAGCCGCCGGCGAAGGCGGATGCGGCCCTGTTCGCAGCGAAGGTGATGGACAAGAAGGAGCTTGCGAGCCGCAACAAGGTAGGGAGGGCGAGGACTGAGAAGGAAATCCTGGAAATGCTGGACCACCCCTTTCTCCCCACGCTCTACGCCGCCCTCGACTCCCCCAAATGGTCCTGCCTCCTCACCGAGTTCTGCCCCGGCGGCGACCTCCACGTCCTCCGCCAGCGCCAGCCCTACAAACGCTTCCCCGACTCCGCCGTCAG GTTTTATGCATCTGAAGTTGTCGCAGCTTTGGAGTACATTCACATGGTAGGAATTGTATATCGTGATCTTAAGCCGGAGAACATATTGGTTCGATCCGACGGCCATATAATGCTAACCGATTTCGATCTCTCTTTGATGTGTGATGACTCTACCTCCACACCGGCCCAAGTAATATCGAGCCACAATCAGCCAAATGCACCGCCTTTGAGCGAGCACGCCATTGACGCCCTGCCCTTCCGCTCCACCTCTTGCATCCTTCCGAATTGCATTGTTCCGTCCGTGTCGTGCCTTAACCCTAGACGCAAGCGTAAGAAGAAGCTTGACCGCCACGCGGGACCTGCCTTTGTGGCCGAGCCTATCGATATCCGCTCTATGTCGTTTGTCGGGACCCACGAGTACCTGGCACCCGAGATTGTCTCTGGGGAAGGGCACGGTAGCGCGGTGGATTGGTGGACCTTGGGAATATTCATTTATGAGTTGTTCTATGGCGTGACGCCTTTTCGCGGGATGGACCATGAGATTACCCTAGCAAATATTATGGCACGGGCGCTCGAGTTCCCTAAGGAGCCGGCCATACCTAGTGCGGCCAAGGACTTGATGTCACAATTGCTCGTGAAGGATCCGAACCAACGTATGGGTTCGACCATGGGCGCGTCGGCAATCAAGAAGCACCCCTTCTTCAATGGAGTCAATTGGGCACTATTGAGATGTGCTTCTCCCCCTTTTGTTCCTCCTCCGTTTAAGAGAGATGTTGTAACTAATCAAGACAACATTGTTGACTATTACTAG
- the LOC121745292 gene encoding peptidyl-prolyl cis-trans isomerase CYP71-like produces the protein MEAAQNDNGNSAAAEEEEPMVGPGPATRARPKRPLQFEQAYLDALPSANMYEKSYMHRDVVTHVAVSAAEFFISGSADGHIKFWKKKATGIEFAKHFRSHLGPIEGLAVSVDGALCCTISNDRSVKIYDVFNYDMMAMIRLPFVAGCIEWVYKQGDVKAKLAISDRDSPSIHIYDARSGSNDSIASKEIHLGPIKSMKYNHEYDTVISADDKGVIEYWNPATLQFPDTGVNFRLKSDTDLFTIVKCKTDVSSIEVSPDGKQFSITSPDRRIRVFWFRTGKLRRVYDESLDVAQELQRRDVPLYRLEAIDFGRRMAVEREIEKTENVPQPNAVFDESSNFLIYATLLGIKVVNLHTNRVSRILGKVENNDRFLRIALYQGEKSSKKARKIPAAAANANESKDPFVDPTLLCCAFKKHRIYLFSRREPEEPEDTTKGRDVFNEKPPADELLAVSDIGKAVTTSLPDNVIMHTTMGDIHMRLYPEECPRTVENFTTHCRNGYYDNLIFHRVIRGFMIQTGDPLGDGTGGQSIWGREFEDEFHKSLRHDRPFTVSMANAGPNTNGSQFFITTVATPWLDNKHTVFGRVVKGMDVVQGIEKVKTDKTDKPYQDVKILNVTIPN, from the exons ATGGAAGCAGCTCAGAACGACAACGGTAACTCCGCTGCCGCCGAGGAGGAAGAGCCCATGGTGGGGCCCGGCCCGGCCACTCGCGCCCGACCCAAACGCCCTCTCCAGTTCGAACAGGCCTATCTCGATGCGCTCCCCTCCGCCAACAT GTACGAGAAGAGTTATATGCACCGCGATGTGGTTACGCATGTAGCTGTTTCGGCGGCTGAGTTTTTCATATCGGGAAGCGCGGATG GACATATAAAGTTTTGGAAGAAAAAAGCCACTGGTATAGAGTTTGCAAAACATTTTAGGTCCCATCTTGGTCCAATTGAAGGCCTTGCG GTTAGCGTTGATGGTGCTCTTTGTTGTACAATTTCAAATGACCGATCCGTGAAAATATATGATGTATTTAACTATGATATGATGGCTATGATACGTCTTCCTTTTGTGGCCGGTTGCATTGAATGGGTTTACAAACAAGGGGATGTAAAGGCAAAACTAGCAATTAGTGATCGTGATTCTCCCTCTATCCACATATATGATGCTCGCTCAGGCTCAAATGATTCCATTGCATCTAAAGAG ATACACCTTGGACCGATAAAATCTATGAAGTACAACCATGAATACGATACTGTGATTTCTGCAGACGACAAAGGAGTCATTGAATACTGGAATCCTGCAACCCTTCAGTTCCCAGATACTGG GGTGAATTTCAGACTCAAAAGTGATACAGACCTTTTCACAATTGTAAAATGCAAGACTGACGTTTCTTCTATTGAG GTCAGTCCAGATGGGAAGCAATTTTCAATAACATCTCCTGACCGTAGAATACGCGTGTTTTGGTTCAGAACCGGAAAACTGAGACGTGTATATGATGAATCTCTTGAC GTTGCCCAAGAACTCCAGAGGAGAGATGTCCCTCTGTACAGGCTTGAGGCTATTGATTTTGGACGACGGATGGCtgtagagagagaaattgaGAAAACAGAAAATGTACCACAGCCTAACGCAGTTTTTGATGAAAGCTCCAACTTCCTCATATATGCCACCCTTCTTGGAATTAAA GTTGTAAATCTTCACACCAACAGAGTTTCCAGGATCCTCGGAAAGGTAGAGAACAATGATAGATTCCTAAGAATCGCCTTGTATCAAGGTGAAAAGAGCAGTAAAAAAGCTCGGAAAATTCCTGCTGCTGCTGCAAATGCCAATGAAAGTAAAGACCCATTTGTAGATCCTACTCTCTTGTGCTGTGCTTTTAAGAAGCATAGGATCTACTTATTCAG CCGGAGAGAACCTGAGGAACCTGAAGATACTACCAAGGGCAGAGATGTCTTTAATGAAAAACCACCTGCTGATGAATTATTGGCAGTATCAGATATTGGAAAAGCTGTTACGACTTCTCTCCCAGACAATGTG ATCATGCATACTACAATGGGTGATATCCACATGCGGTTATATCCAGAAGAATGCCCAAGAACAGTGGAGAATTTCACAACACACTGTAGAAATGGCTATTATGACAATCTGATCTTCCACCGGGTCATCAGAGGATTTATGATTCAGACAGGAGATCCTCTAGGAGATGGCACTGGTGGACAATCTATATGGGGAAGGGAATTTGAAGATGAATTCCATAAAAG TTTGCGGCATGACAGGCCCTTCACGGTTTCAATGGCTAATGCTGGGCCGAACACCAATGGCTCCCAATTTTTTATTACCACAGTTGCCACTCCATGGTTGGACAACAAACACACTGTTTTTGGTAGAGTGGTTAAAGGAATGGATGTTGTACAG GGGATAGAGAAAGTGAAGACAGACAAGACAGATAAGCCGTATCAAGATGTGAAAATCTTAAACGTGACTATCCCTAACTGA
- the LOC121746179 gene encoding 60S acidic ribosomal protein P2-2-like isoform X2 yields the protein MKVVAAYLLAVLGGKAAPSASDISDILGSVGAEFDEERVELLLSQVAGKDITELIAAGREKLASVPSGGGAVAVSASSGGGAAAPAAAAESKKEEKVEEKEESDDDMGFGLFD from the exons ATGAAGGTTGTAGCTGCTTACTTGTTGGCTGTGTTGGGCGGCAAAGCTGCCCCCTCCGCCAGTGATATTTCCGACATCCTCGGCTCAG TTGGAGCTGAGTTCGATGAGGAGAGAGTTGAATTGCTCTTATCTCAAGTTGCCGGCAAAGATATAACGGAGTTGATTGCAGCTGGAAGGGAGAAATTGGCTTCAGTACCATCAGGAGGTGGTGCAGTTGCTGTCTCCGCATCTTCTGGTGGAGGTGCTGCTGCACCTGCAGCGGCTGCTGAgtcgaagaaagaagagaaagtggAAGAGAAGGAGGAGTCTGATGAT GACATGGGTTTCGGTCTCTTCGACTAA
- the LOC121746179 gene encoding 60S acidic ribosomal protein P2-2-like isoform X1: protein MILPSALLNRSCKNYCSTPPILRSTPPSSKSPNMKVVAAYLLAVLGGKAAPSASDISDILGSVGAEFDEERVELLLSQVAGKDITELIAAGREKLASVPSGGGAVAVSASSGGGAAAPAAAAESKKEEKVEEKEESDDDMGFGLFD from the exons ATGATACTACCATCTGCACTGCTAAACCGTAGCTGCAAAAATTACTGCTCCACGCCTCCCATACTCAGATCTACGCCTCCGTCCTCAAAATCTCCAA ATATGAAGGTTGTAGCTGCTTACTTGTTGGCTGTGTTGGGCGGCAAAGCTGCCCCCTCCGCCAGTGATATTTCCGACATCCTCGGCTCAG TTGGAGCTGAGTTCGATGAGGAGAGAGTTGAATTGCTCTTATCTCAAGTTGCCGGCAAAGATATAACGGAGTTGATTGCAGCTGGAAGGGAGAAATTGGCTTCAGTACCATCAGGAGGTGGTGCAGTTGCTGTCTCCGCATCTTCTGGTGGAGGTGCTGCTGCACCTGCAGCGGCTGCTGAgtcgaagaaagaagagaaagtggAAGAGAAGGAGGAGTCTGATGAT GACATGGGTTTCGGTCTCTTCGACTAA